In the genome of Peptococcaceae bacterium 1198_IL3148, one region contains:
- a CDS encoding DMT family transporter: MQRTAEMGMILVTILWGASFVTGKLILASTTPLYYTSIRFIGAAIVLGLIFHKRCKKLDKSTLIAGLLIGAAVAVGYIVQTVGLNYTTASKAGFISGLYVVMVPVMVCVIRRSLPRVNELIGVLLATIGLGVLSLNGSFSMGFGDLMIFVSAVMFATSIILISRFAKDCDPILLTIIQIAVTAVTALIFAIMLEPPLLIEVFDTNLILLLLFTIFFGTAVNTAVQNWAQSKISATTTSLILVLEPVFAGVFGFLLLHDPLGLKEVFGSCLIITGMLITLLLTPNTSPPRSAQTAHGNI, from the coding sequence ATGCAACGAACTGCAGAAATGGGAATGATATTAGTTACCATATTGTGGGGGGCCAGTTTTGTAACTGGAAAACTAATACTGGCAAGCACCACTCCCCTGTACTACACCAGCATTAGATTTATTGGGGCGGCCATAGTTTTAGGGCTGATCTTTCACAAACGCTGCAAAAAACTTGACAAATCAACATTGATAGCGGGGCTATTGATTGGCGCCGCAGTTGCAGTGGGTTACATCGTGCAAACAGTGGGCTTAAACTATACAACGGCTTCTAAAGCAGGATTTATTTCTGGTCTGTATGTGGTGATGGTACCAGTTATGGTTTGTGTTATCAGAAGAAGTCTGCCCCGGGTTAATGAACTGATTGGAGTGCTGTTGGCCACAATAGGCCTGGGGGTGCTAAGTTTAAATGGGAGCTTTAGTATGGGCTTTGGCGATCTGATGATATTTGTAAGCGCAGTAATGTTTGCCACTAGCATCATTCTTATCAGTCGCTTTGCCAAAGACTGTGACCCCATTTTACTGACCATTATTCAAATTGCGGTAACGGCGGTGACAGCACTGATTTTTGCAATAATGCTGGAACCACCGCTCTTAATTGAAGTGTTTGATACCAATTTGATTCTATTACTGCTTTTTACCATCTTTTTTGGCACAGCGGTTAATACCGCCGTACAGAATTGGGCTCAGAGCAAAATAAGTGCAACCACCACATCCTTGATTTTGGTTTTAGAACCGGTGTTTGCAGGAGTATTTGGCTTTTTATTGTTGCATGACCCGCTGGGCTTAAAAGAAGTGTTTGGCAGTTGCCTGATCATTACTGGCATGCTGATCACATTGCTATTAACACCAAATACTTCACCGCCGAGGAGTGCACAAACTGCCCATGGCAATATATAA
- a CDS encoding thioredoxin family protein, with the protein MSLQQLKSDSFEEIIYDNCEPCLVIFSRKSCHVCKEVVPMLEEMKPQYEGKFGFYYVDVEEDKNLYQRFSLKGVPQIVFFNDGQYQGKLAGEVEEDEVEEKIAEILGA; encoded by the coding sequence ATGTCTTTACAACAATTAAAATCAGACAGTTTTGAGGAAATTATCTATGACAACTGTGAACCATGTCTGGTGATCTTTTCAAGAAAAAGCTGCCACGTATGTAAAGAAGTGGTTCCAATGTTAGAAGAAATGAAACCGCAATATGAAGGTAAGTTTGGCTTCTATTATGTTGATGTTGAAGAAGATAAAAACCTATACCAAAGGTTTTCATTAAAGGGTGTTCCGCAAATTGTCTTTTTTAATGACGGCCAGTACCAAGGAAAGTTAGCAGGTGAAGTTGAGGAAGACGAAGTGGAAGAAAAGATCGCAGAAATTCTTGGTGCATAA